One stretch of Flavobacterium sp. 9 DNA includes these proteins:
- a CDS encoding glycerophosphodiester phosphodiesterase family protein yields MLKIGHRGAAGYEPENTLKSFQKALDLNADGIELDVHLSADGHIVVIHDETIDRTTNGKGFVNTLSLSELKSVLIDGKLEIPTLIEVFDLIDKKCLINVELKGVGTASKVVALIEEYILDKNWNYENFIISSFEWNYLEEVHKLNPKIAIGVLTEEDLDKALAFAETIKAHAINPDYQLLTLENTKKIQEQGFQVLPWTVNTTEDIQKIKSYNVDGIISDFPDKL; encoded by the coding sequence ATGCTAAAAATAGGACATCGCGGTGCAGCCGGATACGAACCCGAGAATACTTTAAAATCTTTCCAAAAAGCATTAGACTTAAATGCTGACGGAATCGAACTCGATGTTCACTTAAGCGCTGACGGACATATCGTGGTTATTCACGACGAAACCATCGACAGAACAACGAACGGGAAAGGCTTTGTAAATACATTATCTTTGTCCGAATTGAAATCGGTTTTGATTGACGGTAAACTTGAAATTCCAACTTTAATTGAAGTTTTTGATTTGATAGACAAAAAATGTCTGATCAATGTCGAGTTAAAAGGTGTCGGAACAGCAAGTAAAGTTGTGGCTTTGATTGAAGAATATATTTTGGATAAAAACTGGAATTATGAAAATTTCATTATTTCAAGTTTTGAATGGAATTATTTAGAGGAAGTTCACAAGCTAAATCCAAAAATAGCAATTGGAGTTTTGACAGAAGAAGATCTGGATAAAGCTTTGGCTTTTGCCGAAACAATAAAAGCACACGCCATCAATCCGGATTATCAATTGTTGACTTTGGAAAACACCAAAAAAATACAAGAACAAGGATTTCAGGTTTTACCGTGGACAGTAAACACAACAGAAGACATTCAAAAAATAAAAAGCTATAACGTAGACGGAATTATCTCTGATTTTCCGGATAAACTATAA
- a CDS encoding NAD(P)/FAD-dependent oxidoreductase, which produces MIKNFDIIIVGGGAAGFFTAINIAEKNPKLKIAILERGKEVLSKVRVSGGGRCNVTHACFEPNELVKFYPRGEKELRGPFHQFCSGDTIEWFEKHGVELKIEDDGRMFPVSNSSQTIIDCFLEATGKLGIKVLTGQSVQSIFKAENHWKIDTQDENYATEKLVLATGSNPKIWEMLQTQGHAIVSPVPSLFTFNIKDPRIKELPGVAAQVTVNVKDTKLESTGPLLITHWGMSGPAILKLSAWGARILFDKNYQFTIFVNWLNDVDTEDAEKILKDLKQEHAKKAVSKKSPFDFPNRLWESLVLASEIEAETKWADLSKNQLQNLASQLTKAKFQVNGKSTFKEEFVTAGGIDLKEINFKTMESKLHQNLYFAGEIVNIDAITGGFNFQNAWTSGFILANNI; this is translated from the coding sequence ATGATTAAAAATTTCGATATAATTATTGTTGGCGGAGGCGCTGCAGGTTTTTTTACAGCGATTAATATTGCAGAGAAAAATCCGAAACTGAAAATTGCAATTTTAGAAAGAGGAAAAGAAGTGCTTTCTAAAGTCCGTGTTTCCGGTGGCGGAAGATGTAATGTAACACACGCTTGTTTTGAACCTAATGAATTGGTTAAATTTTATCCGCGTGGCGAAAAAGAACTTCGCGGTCCTTTTCATCAGTTTTGTTCCGGCGATACTATCGAATGGTTCGAAAAACATGGTGTCGAATTAAAAATCGAAGACGACGGAAGAATGTTTCCCGTTTCGAATTCCTCTCAAACTATTATAGATTGTTTCCTGGAAGCAACTGGAAAATTAGGCATTAAAGTTTTGACCGGACAAAGCGTTCAATCGATTTTTAAAGCCGAAAATCATTGGAAAATCGATACGCAGGATGAAAACTATGCTACCGAAAAATTAGTTTTGGCAACAGGAAGTAATCCTAAAATCTGGGAAATGCTGCAAACGCAAGGACACGCAATCGTGAGTCCGGTTCCTTCCCTATTTACTTTCAACATAAAAGATCCCAGAATAAAAGAATTGCCCGGCGTTGCGGCACAAGTTACCGTAAACGTAAAAGATACAAAACTGGAATCGACCGGACCTTTATTAATCACACATTGGGGAATGAGCGGTCCTGCAATTCTAAAACTTTCGGCTTGGGGCGCTCGTATTTTATTCGATAAAAATTATCAGTTTACGATTTTCGTAAATTGGTTAAATGATGTTGATACAGAAGATGCCGAGAAAATCCTGAAAGACTTAAAACAAGAACATGCTAAAAAAGCGGTTTCGAAAAAGTCTCCTTTTGATTTTCCTAATCGTTTATGGGAAAGCTTGGTTTTAGCTTCAGAAATTGAAGCAGAAACGAAATGGGCAGATTTATCTAAAAACCAATTACAGAATCTAGCTTCTCAATTGACAAAAGCAAAATTTCAAGTAAACGGAAAAAGCACTTTCAAAGAAGAATTTGTAACCGCAGGCGGAATCGATTTAAAAGAAATCAACTTTAAAACCATGGAAAGCAAACTGCATCAAAATCTTTATTTTGCTGGAGAAATTGTAAATATAGATGCTATTACGGGAGGTTTTAACTTTCAGAATGCATGGACAAGCGGTTTTATTTTGGCAAATAATATATAA
- a CDS encoding HAD family hydrolase produces MKFKGVIFDLDGTLVNSLEDISDAMNTILQRLNYPTHSYDDYQYFIGSGLRNLVSKALPASNNTEREIEISFQNMITEYREICTLKTKPYNGIIELLDHLASQDFKLAVFSNKADELTKKIVAEIFPDYFHAAVGLSTESLKKPNPFEAIEISKSWNLKTDEILFVGDSDIDIQTATNAKMFPVGVSWGYRTKDELIATGAKLVLNNPSDLLEIL; encoded by the coding sequence ATGAAATTTAAAGGTGTTATTTTTGATCTGGACGGAACGTTGGTAAATTCATTGGAAGACATTTCTGATGCGATGAATACAATACTACAAAGACTAAATTATCCAACACATTCGTATGATGATTATCAATATTTTATTGGAAGCGGTTTACGGAATTTGGTAAGTAAAGCTTTGCCGGCATCAAATAATACAGAACGTGAGATCGAAATCAGTTTTCAAAACATGATTACGGAATATCGCGAGATTTGCACGCTAAAAACAAAACCTTACAACGGAATTATTGAATTATTAGATCATTTGGCGTCACAAGATTTCAAATTAGCTGTTTTTTCGAACAAAGCCGATGAACTCACCAAAAAAATCGTAGCCGAAATATTCCCTGATTACTTTCATGCTGCGGTTGGTTTAAGTACTGAATCACTTAAAAAACCAAATCCGTTTGAGGCAATCGAAATAAGTAAAAGCTGGAACTTAAAAACAGATGAAATTCTTTTTGTAGGCGATTCTGATATCGACATACAAACTGCAACAAATGCTAAAATGTTTCCGGTTGGGGTTTCCTGGGGATATAGAACAAAAGACGAACTAATCGCAACTGGCGCAAAACTGGTATTAAACAATCCTTCAGATTTACTTGAGATATTATAG